One window from the genome of Hippoglossus hippoglossus isolate fHipHip1 chromosome 6, fHipHip1.pri, whole genome shotgun sequence encodes:
- the ppfibp2b gene encoding liprin-beta-2b isoform X15 translates to MDEVSCLKLKLVGMEDTHTDTQPQDAVDTKQNKAECVVNLISELQEQMCRFQAEISTRIQEKRALEEREAQQGEPRGSQAQGQDPQLGLAGSDLSLPGPDAWMHNGGQTVHDLLREVNQLKNKVDELEGEKSRYEKKLRATKAEISELQQLLASRDAEIECLQTQLLARDGSANAEREEVYIKQLINKYQEYQRLKVGMESLLASNDEKDRRIEELTILLSQYRKMREVLALTQGSSEEELSGTLKLRAITHKAHSDILRSEISSRGSSPLMLSSSPYQRELDLSLQNSMDTSLVSTADTSFFNGSWHQRRLLSSSLEELQSGSLQKAVEIQPAESESDVGAENPDLELSKYQTLPGKRSKKSERRPEMNGDGEYSSPVQLSPVHSPEQDYRLIRCRSASAPALGSPGKHDLYDVGHPDKLDEFVLSDQSPLSSGVDSGQQSPVSPENRKSHRGIKKLWGKIRRSQSGSPVQVQDPELGEFKRGGFRATAGPRLARSGNTRDLKLPFSKWSTDQVCDWLEDIGLGQYAAFARHWVTGGQTLLSATPQDLEKEMAMKNPLHRKKLLLAVKTFSSKQPEKSAELDYIWVTRWLDDIGLPQYKDQFNEGRVDGQMLQFLTVNDLLFLKVTSQLHHLSVKCAIHVLHVNKFNANCLKRRPGTENQFSPSEVVQWSNHRVMEWLRSVDLAEYAPNLRGSGVHGGLIMLEPRFNSDTLALLLNIPPQKTLLRRHLTTNFDNLVGGQAQQEKREYTEAAGCAPLSIAAKVKPKKLGFSNLTHLRRRRADESTDYVCPIESPSPQSGQPVANGTQMRPYSGFRGLSPILDREPDQSRDQMASTEGTMLQIEALSESINNLTLLLSREELQKEMRLPQAALV, encoded by the exons ATGGACGAGGTGTCCTGCCTCAAACTGAAGCTGGTCGGCATGGaggacacgcacacagacacacaaccgcAGGATGCTGTGGACACAAAGCAGAACAAAGCCGAG TGTGTGGTAAATCtcatcagtgagctccaggagcaGATGTGCAGGTTTCAGGCAGAGATCAGCACTCGCATCCAGGAGAAACGGGCCCTGGAGGAGCGGGAGGCCCAGCAGGGGGAGCCCAGAGGCAGCCAAGCCCAGGGCCAGGACCCTCAGCTGGGGTTAGCCGGCTCTGACCTCAGCCTGCCCGGCCCTGACGCCTGGATGCACAATGGAGGACAGACTGTACAC GATTTGTTACGAGAAGTGAatcagctgaaaaacaaagtggacgagctggagggagagaagagtcGATACGAGAAAAAACTCCGAGCGACGAAG GCTGAGATCtccgagctgcagcagctcttggCCTCCAGAGACGCAGAGATCGAGTGCCTGCAGACTCAGCTGCTCGCCAGAGACGGCTCGGCCAACGCAGAGAGAG AGGAGGTGTATATCAAGCAGCTGATTAACAAAT ACCAGGAATACCAGAGGCTGAAGGTGGGGATGGAGTCTCTGTTGGCGTCAAATGATGAGAAG GATCGTCGTATAGAGGAGCTGACGATTCTCCTCAGCCAGTacaggaagatgagggaggtcCTCGCTCTCACTCAGG ggagcagtgaggaggagctgagcgGCACTTTGAAGCTCAGAGCCATCACACACAAAGCTCACTCTGACATCCTCCGGTCGGAG ATCTCATCAAGAGGATCTTCTCCACTGATGTTATCGTCATCACCGTACCAGAGAGAACTGGACTTAAG CCTCCAAAACTCAATGGACACCTCGTTGGTGTCGACTGCAGATACGAGCTTCTTCAACGGTTCCTG GCATCAGCGCAGGTTGTTGTCCAGcagcctggaggagctgcagagtggATCCTTACAAAAG GCTGTAGAGATCCAACCTGCTGAGAGTGAATCAGATGTAGGGGCAGAG AATCCTGACCTGGAGCTGAGCAAGTATCAGACTCTACCTGGAAAGCGAAGTAAAAAGAGCGAGCGGAGACCTGAGATGAACGGAGACGGAGAATACTCGTCTCCCGTGCAGCTCTCTCCTGTTCACAGCCCCGAGCAGGACTACAGGCTGA TCCGCTGCAGGAGTGCCAGTGCTCCGGCTTTAG GATCTCCTGGGAAACACGACCTCTATGATGTCG gaCATCCAGACAAGCTGGACGAGTTCGTCCTCTCAGACCAGTCCCCTCTGTCCTCCGGGGTGGACTCTGGACAACAGTCGCCGGTCTCACCGGAGAACAGGAAGAGTCACAGAGGCATTAAGAAGCTCTGGGGGAA GATCCGCCGCAGCCAATCAGGAAGCCCCGTCCAGGTTCAGGACCCGGAGCTGGGAGAGTTTAAGAGAGGAGGCTTCAGAGCCACAGCTGGACCACGACTGGCCCGGTCAGGGAACACAcg AGACCTGAAGTTGCCTTTCTCCAAGTGGAGCACAGATCAGGTGTGTGATTGGCTCGAGGACATTGGACTCGGCCAGTACGCCGCCTTTGCTCGCCACTGGGTCACCGGCGGTCAGACTCTCCTGTCGGCCACCCCACAGGACCTGgagaag GAGATGGCGATGAAGAATCCTCTCCACAGGAAGAAGCTGCTTTTGGCCGTCAAGACGTTCAGCAGCAAGCAGCCGGAGAAGTCCGCGGAGCTCGATTACATCTGGGTCACAC GTTGGCTCGACGACATCGGCCTCCCTCAGTACAAGGATCAGTTCAATGAAGGACGAGTGGACGGACAGATGCTGCAGTTCCTCACCGTG AACGACTTATTATTCCTCAAAGTGACGAGTCAGCTCCATCACCTCAGCGTCAAGTGTGCGATTCACGTTCTCCACGTCAACAAGTTCAACGCCAACTGCCTCAAGCGAAGGCCAGGCACCGAG AACCAGTTCTCTCCCAGTGAAGTCGTCCAGTGGTCCAACCACCGGGTGATGGAGTGGCTGAGATCCGTGGACCTGGCGGAGTACGCTCCGAACCTGCGGGGCAGCGGCGTGCACGGAGGGCTCATA ATGCTGGAGCCTCGCTTTAACTCCGACACGCTGGCCCTGTTACTGAACATCCCTCCTCAGAAGACGCTGCTGAGACGCCACCTCACCACCAACTTCGACAACCTGGTGGGAGGCCAGGCGcagcaggagaagagggagtACACGGAGGCGGCGGGCTGCGCCCCCCTCAGCATCGCGGCTAAAGTGAAG CCAAAGAAGTTGGGTTTCTCGAACCTGACTCACCTCAGGAGGAGACGAGCGGACGAGTCCACGGATTACGTCTGTCCCATCGAGTCGCCCTCGCCTCAGTCGGGACAGCCCGTGGCGAACGGGACACAGATGCGCCCGTACTCCGGCTTCAGGGGCCTGAGCCCCATCCTGGACCGGGAGCCGGACCAGTCCAGGGACCAG atgGCGAGCACAGAGGGCACCATGTTGCAAATAGAAGCTCTGTCTGAAAGCATCAACAACCTCACA CTCCTGCTCAGCcgggaggagctgcagaaggaGATGAGGCTTCCTCAGGCGGCGCTCGTTTGA